The following are encoded in a window of Deferrivibrio essentukiensis genomic DNA:
- a CDS encoding RsmB/NOP family class I SAM-dependent RNA methyltransferase, which translates to MLEDFISKYKSIFQKDFDIFFKSLEKTDKKYFRLNVARGVNYIKEFEESSNIEKVKDFNAYQYNENQTNIVKSIGFLTGGLYIQNISSLFPPKILYDNLTNKDNPIILDMCAAPGGKTTYLSELLDRKGLIIANEISSKRLKALNFNISKYGAYNVKTVSLDGRLASKKLPAVFDAVMLDAPCSNENKILKNDTVKNFWSEEFILNMQSIQKDLLYNAFNLIKPGGLIAYSTCTFSIEENEMVLEDFLSKHPDARLVDINNGNFPAGISGNKTIDNRVIRVLPHIMEYDGFFIALIQKVGECSNNLITKNKNLFGTKLDIFQDDYFKNYKFYERNSKIYMDIIANFGDKIFKKIRFQNNDFFMGQNLKEFSISTEASWEFGAKIKDNYRLEIDYKESIEYLDGYDINHISKNIKNGVLYYKDIPVGPFKVVNGAIKNKLDRYFIYNRV; encoded by the coding sequence ATGTTAGAAGATTTTATATCAAAATATAAAAGTATTTTCCAAAAAGACTTCGATATTTTCTTTAAATCACTTGAAAAGACAGATAAAAAATACTTTAGGCTGAATGTAGCGCGTGGTGTAAACTATATTAAAGAATTTGAAGAAAGTTCGAATATTGAAAAAGTTAAGGACTTCAACGCATATCAATACAATGAAAACCAAACAAACATTGTCAAGTCTATCGGATTTTTAACGGGTGGACTTTACATTCAAAATATATCTTCCCTCTTTCCGCCCAAAATATTATACGACAATTTAACAAATAAAGATAATCCTATAATACTTGATATGTGTGCTGCACCCGGCGGAAAAACCACATATCTAAGTGAATTATTAGACAGGAAGGGCCTAATTATTGCCAATGAAATCTCTTCAAAAAGGCTTAAGGCACTCAACTTTAATATTTCAAAATATGGCGCTTACAACGTAAAGACAGTCAGTTTGGACGGCAGACTTGCCTCTAAAAAGTTACCTGCAGTTTTTGATGCTGTCATGCTTGATGCCCCTTGCAGCAATGAAAACAAAATTCTCAAAAACGACACAGTTAAAAACTTTTGGTCAGAAGAGTTTATATTAAATATGCAAAGCATCCAAAAAGACTTGTTATATAATGCTTTTAATCTTATCAAGCCTGGAGGGTTAATCGCCTATTCAACATGCACTTTTTCAATCGAAGAAAACGAAATGGTTTTAGAAGATTTTTTATCTAAACATCCAGATGCCAGATTAGTCGATATAAACAATGGTAATTTCCCTGCCGGAATATCTGGAAATAAAACAATAGACAATAGAGTAATAAGAGTATTACCACACATAATGGAGTATGACGGTTTCTTCATCGCACTTATTCAAAAAGTTGGTGAGTGTAGCAATAATTTAATTACTAAAAATAAAAATTTATTTGGTACTAAACTCGATATCTTTCAAGATGATTATTTTAAAAATTATAAATTTTACGAAAGAAATAGCAAAATATATATGGACATTATCGCTAACTTCGGCGACAAAATTTTTAAAAAAATTAGATTTCAAAATAATGACTTCTTTATGGGCCAAAATTTAAAAGAATTTTCTATTTCCACTGAAGCATCATGGGAGTTTGGAGCAAAAATAAAAGATAATTACAGATTAGAGATTGATTACAAAGAAAGTATTGAATATTTGGATGGTTATGATATAAATCACATTTCTAAAAACATTAAAAATGGTGTATTATATTACAAAGACATACCTGTGGGACCTTTTAAGGTTGTAAACGGTGCAATTAAAAACAAACTGGACAGATATTTTATATATAATAGAGTATAA
- a CDS encoding GGDEF domain-containing response regulator: MKKVLVVEDSNFFQEVLTKELEDLNLKPFVASNIKEAKKLLQDNYFDFITMDVNLPDGNGLDFCRELKQNNQLYKSQIIIISSEDDDLLKKASFDAGAFSYFHKDYVGGNLRKFLKTTISMAQIITSSANPVVLIEDSEFQSKYIKSLFDFANISVISFNDVKSSLDFFSNDNNIDLIIVDYYLNDQTCEGLIEKIRKNKFYDKVPIIVTTVLEEKDKKYDLFLLGVNDFVQKPFDPSEFFLRIRSHLRIKSLMDMLDAKNKLLSIKAITDELTGLFNRRFFWETLIREDNRAKRAKQPYSILMFDIDNFKLVNDKYGHLNGDKVLVSLADELKKCIRKFDTLARFGGEEFIMLLPNSDKGQASVVAEKILNIARNIKYEFTDNPITVSIGIADSTECTSFEEIIHLADDRLYKAKKNGKNRFELK; the protein is encoded by the coding sequence ATGAAAAAAGTTTTGGTAGTAGAGGATAGTAATTTCTTTCAAGAAGTTTTGACAAAAGAGCTCGAAGATCTAAATCTTAAACCTTTTGTCGCATCTAACATTAAAGAAGCCAAAAAACTTTTACAAGATAACTATTTTGACTTTATAACAATGGATGTTAACCTCCCTGATGGTAACGGGCTTGATTTTTGTAGAGAATTAAAACAAAACAATCAGTTATATAAATCTCAAATCATCATAATATCTTCAGAAGATGATGATTTACTTAAAAAAGCAAGTTTTGATGCAGGTGCTTTTAGCTATTTTCATAAAGACTATGTTGGAGGAAATCTAAGAAAATTTTTAAAAACCACAATTTCTATGGCACAAATCATTACAAGCTCCGCAAACCCGGTAGTGCTCATAGAAGATAGCGAATTTCAAAGTAAATATATAAAAAGTCTTTTTGACTTTGCAAATATAAGTGTTATATCTTTTAATGATGTCAAAAGTTCATTGGACTTTTTCTCCAATGATAATAATATCGACTTAATAATAGTAGACTATTACCTTAATGACCAAACTTGCGAAGGCTTGATTGAAAAAATAAGAAAAAATAAATTTTATGATAAAGTGCCTATAATTGTAACCACAGTTTTGGAGGAAAAAGATAAAAAATACGATTTGTTTCTGTTAGGGGTAAATGATTTTGTTCAAAAGCCATTTGACCCAAGCGAATTTTTCCTCAGAATAAGAAGTCATCTAAGGATAAAAAGCCTGATGGATATGCTTGATGCTAAAAATAAGCTACTATCTATTAAGGCCATTACCGATGAATTAACAGGACTTTTTAACAGACGCTTCTTTTGGGAAACTTTAATCAGAGAGGACAATAGAGCAAAAAGGGCAAAACAGCCTTATTCAATTTTGATGTTTGATATTGATAACTTTAAGCTTGTTAATGACAAATATGGACACTTAAATGGTGATAAGGTGCTTGTTAGTCTGGCTGATGAATTGAAAAAGTGTATAAGAAAATTTGACACCCTTGCACGATTTGGCGGGGAAGAGTTTATTATGCTGTTGCCAAATAGTGACAAGGGTCAGGCTTCTGTTGTTGCAGAAAAAATTTTAAATATCGCAAGAAATATCAAATATGAGTTTACAGACAATCCTATTACAGTAAGTATTGGTATTGCTGATTCAACGGAATGCACTTCGTTTGAAGAAATAATACATTTAGCTGATGACAGACTGTATAAGGCAAAGAAAAACGGTAAAAATCGTTTTGAACTTAAATAA
- a CDS encoding BMP family ABC transporter substrate-binding protein, whose protein sequence is MKRLLTIFVMAVFLSLSFNVFAKDIKAGFVYVGPVGDGGWTYAHDLGRKEMEKLPYVKPSTYIESVPEGSDAARVITNLVKKGHNVIFTTSFGFMDPTINVAKRFKDVIFMHCSGYKTAENVGTYFGRMYEPRYLSGIIAGSMTKSNIIGYVAAFPIPEVIRGINAFTLGVRSVNKNAVVKVVWTQTWFDPGTERNAAESLLDVGADVLAMHQDTPATLQAAENRGKYVIGYNSDMRSYAPKGFLTAPVWNWGAIYKYIAENVHNGTWKSEQIWWGMDKGAIALAPISDTVPAEIKSKVMKVKDEIVQGKFKIFSGPIKDQSGKLILEKGKTFTDSELLGMNFFVEGVQGNLNN, encoded by the coding sequence ATGAAAAGGTTGTTAACTATTTTTGTAATGGCAGTTTTTTTAAGTTTAAGCTTTAATGTTTTTGCAAAGGACATTAAAGCAGGTTTCGTCTATGTTGGTCCTGTTGGTGATGGTGGTTGGACATATGCTCATGATTTAGGTAGAAAAGAGATGGAAAAGCTCCCTTATGTAAAGCCATCTACCTACATTGAGTCAGTCCCTGAAGGGAGCGATGCCGCAAGGGTAATCACTAATCTTGTAAAAAAAGGGCATAATGTTATTTTTACTACCAGTTTTGGATTTATGGACCCTACTATCAACGTTGCAAAAAGATTTAAAGATGTCATTTTTATGCACTGTTCAGGTTATAAGACAGCTGAAAATGTTGGCACATATTTTGGAAGGATGTATGAACCAAGATACCTCAGCGGTATCATTGCCGGCAGTATGACAAAAAGCAATATTATCGGCTATGTTGCAGCTTTCCCTATTCCTGAAGTTATCAGAGGTATCAATGCCTTTACACTCGGTGTAAGATCTGTAAACAAAAATGCGGTTGTCAAGGTAGTATGGACTCAAACCTGGTTTGACCCGGGGACAGAACGAAACGCTGCTGAAAGTTTACTTGATGTTGGTGCCGATGTGCTTGCTATGCACCAAGATACACCTGCTACCCTTCAAGCTGCTGAAAATAGGGGAAAATATGTTATTGGTTACAACTCAGACATGAGAAGCTATGCTCCGAAGGGATTTTTAACAGCTCCCGTTTGGAATTGGGGTGCAATATATAAATATATTGCTGAAAATGTGCACAACGGAACATGGAAATCAGAGCAGATTTGGTGGGGTATGGATAAAGGTGCTATTGCACTTGCACCTATTAGTGATACTGTCCCTGCAGAAATAAAAAGTAAGGTTATGAAAGTAAAGGATGAAATTGTGCAGGGGAAATTTAAAATATTCAGCGGACCTATAAAAGATCAGTCAGGTAAACTTATCCTTGAGAAAGGAAAAACCTTTACAGACAGCGAACTTTTGGGTATGAACTTCTTTGTAGAAGGTGTTCAAGGAAACTTAAACAATTAA
- a CDS encoding ABC transporter ATP-binding protein: MSSCILKVQNISKSFAGFVANENISLEIFKGEIHTILGENGAGKSTLMNILTGLYKPDSGEIYIDNKKVTIKSPKDALNYKIGMVHQHFMLVNNHSVFENILLSIKLDSFIINKNTLKSKVLKFIEEFELNIDIEQPVWKLSIGQQQWIELIKLLVRDSQILILDEPTAVLTPQESEFLFTFLSKLKEQGKAIIFISHKMKEVMSLSDKVTILKKGRTVATLKKGEFDEQKLAELMISSTEPVQLNKINKVFNNHILEIQNLNVKNDKGLSDLTDFSLNLYEGEILGIAGITGNGQKALAEVLTGLKKPNSGKILVKGEDLTYSTSKSKYISGIAHIPEDRKTMGIAPDLSIDENLILKNYSSNKFTNMFFLSKSKIRENAIEQIKKYSIKTGYDGIPVRLLSGGNIQKVIIARELSENPLILVALYPTRGLDIGSAEYVYKVLLDAREKGMSTILISEDLDELLKISDRIAVMFRGKNMGYLEPDKTSKTEIGLLMSGKR; encoded by the coding sequence ATGTCATCCTGTATTTTAAAAGTCCAAAATATTTCTAAGTCTTTCGCAGGGTTTGTTGCCAATGAGAATATATCTCTTGAAATATTCAAAGGTGAAATACATACAATCTTAGGCGAAAATGGTGCAGGCAAAAGCACACTGATGAATATTCTAACGGGACTTTACAAACCTGATTCCGGTGAGATTTATATTGACAATAAAAAAGTCACAATAAAATCACCAAAAGATGCACTAAACTACAAAATAGGGATGGTTCATCAACATTTTATGCTTGTAAACAACCATTCTGTTTTTGAAAATATTTTGTTAAGTATTAAGCTTGATTCATTTATTATTAATAAAAACACATTAAAATCAAAAGTACTAAAATTTATTGAAGAGTTTGAGTTGAATATTGATATAGAGCAACCGGTCTGGAAACTTTCCATTGGTCAGCAGCAGTGGATAGAGCTAATAAAGCTTTTAGTAAGAGATTCACAAATTCTTATTCTTGATGAGCCAACTGCGGTTTTGACCCCTCAGGAATCAGAGTTTTTGTTCACTTTTTTGTCCAAATTAAAAGAGCAAGGGAAAGCAATTATATTTATCTCACACAAAATGAAAGAGGTTATGAGCCTATCTGATAAAGTCACCATTTTGAAAAAAGGGAGAACAGTAGCAACCCTAAAAAAAGGGGAATTTGACGAACAAAAGCTTGCTGAACTTATGATAAGCAGCACTGAGCCCGTTCAACTTAACAAAATAAATAAAGTCTTTAATAATCACATTCTTGAAATTCAAAATCTCAATGTTAAAAACGATAAAGGGCTTTCCGATTTAACAGACTTTTCCTTAAATCTTTACGAAGGGGAAATTTTAGGCATCGCAGGGATTACAGGGAACGGTCAGAAAGCTTTGGCTGAGGTGCTGACTGGGCTTAAAAAACCTAATTCAGGTAAAATTTTAGTCAAAGGTGAAGATTTAACCTATTCGACATCTAAGTCAAAATATATCTCAGGGATTGCACATATACCTGAGGACAGAAAAACAATGGGGATTGCTCCTGATTTGTCAATTGATGAAAATCTTATTCTTAAAAATTATTCATCCAATAAGTTTACCAATATGTTCTTTCTCAGCAAATCAAAGATAAGGGAAAATGCAATAGAGCAAATAAAGAAATATTCCATAAAAACTGGCTATGATGGGATACCTGTAAGACTGCTTTCCGGAGGTAATATACAAAAAGTAATCATAGCAAGGGAGTTATCTGAAAATCCTCTCATATTGGTTGCCCTTTACCCCACAAGGGGCCTTGATATAGGCTCTGCTGAGTATGTATATAAAGTGTTATTGGACGCCCGGGAAAAAGGGATGAGCACGATACTTATATCTGAAGATTTAGATGAGCTGTTAAAAATATCCGACAGAATAGCAGTTATGTTTAGAGGTAAAAATATGGGGTATCTTGAACCTGACAAAACATCTAAAACAGAAATCGGACTTTTGATGAGTGGGAAAAGATGA
- a CDS encoding ABC transporter permease codes for MKFKLVKKSPVSGIKSILTTLLSIFIALLISGIFLTFADINPISAYKDMLIESVGSVYGITETLVKTTPLIFCGLGVAVAFRMHLWNIGAEGQLYMGAFGASLVALHLNTDSHFVMITLMFISAIFFGGLWALIPGALKAIYNVNETIVTLLMNYIAILWVDFLIYGAWKDPKGFNFPISAEFTSAARLSEYFDSRLHSGFFLALLCALLVFIIIEKTVWGYEIKVIGSNPKAAMYAGINIKKNIILVMFISGALSAIAGFSELAGVQHRLQHAISPGYGYTAIIIAWLAKRSAFGVVIVSFLMGMLFVGSDSMQIYYQLPVAMVSVFQGLILFSLIVAEFFKEHKIVMVKE; via the coding sequence ATGAAATTTAAATTAGTTAAGAAATCGCCTGTAAGTGGCATAAAATCTATTTTAACAACCCTGCTATCTATATTCATAGCTCTTTTGATAAGTGGTATTTTTCTCACATTTGCTGATATAAATCCTATTAGTGCTTACAAGGATATGCTTATAGAGTCAGTCGGCTCTGTTTACGGCATTACCGAAACCCTTGTAAAAACTACACCGCTTATTTTTTGCGGGCTTGGTGTAGCAGTTGCTTTTAGAATGCATCTGTGGAATATCGGTGCTGAAGGGCAGCTTTACATGGGTGCTTTTGGTGCATCTTTAGTAGCACTACACCTCAATACCGACAGCCATTTTGTAATGATTACATTGATGTTTATTTCGGCAATATTTTTTGGCGGACTTTGGGCACTAATCCCCGGAGCTTTAAAAGCCATATACAATGTAAATGAAACAATTGTAACGCTTTTAATGAATTATATTGCAATCTTGTGGGTGGACTTTTTAATCTATGGAGCATGGAAAGACCCCAAAGGGTTTAACTTCCCAATCTCAGCCGAATTTACAAGTGCAGCAAGATTGAGTGAATATTTTGATTCAAGACTGCACTCAGGTTTTTTCCTTGCTCTATTATGTGCATTACTGGTTTTCATTATTATAGAAAAAACTGTCTGGGGTTATGAAATTAAAGTAATAGGGAGTAACCCAAAGGCCGCTATGTATGCTGGTATAAATATAAAAAAGAATATAATACTGGTAATGTTTATAAGCGGTGCGTTAAGTGCAATTGCAGGATTTTCTGAGCTTGCAGGGGTACAGCATAGGCTTCAGCATGCAATCTCTCCGGGCTACGGTTATACGGCAATTATAATTGCATGGCTTGCAAAAAGGAGTGCCTTTGGAGTGGTAATAGTTTCCTTTCTTATGGGGATGCTTTTTGTAGGCAGCGACTCTATGCAAATATATTATCAGTTGCCTGTAGCAATGGTAAGTGTATTTCAAGGGCTCATACTTTTCTCCCTTATTGTTGCTGAATTTTTTAAAGAACATAAAATTGTCATGGTGAAAGAGTAA
- a CDS encoding ABC transporter permease yields the protein MISIIIDATIRAGTSILYATLGEIIIERSGIINLGIEGLMLIGALAGFYTTYTTQSLILGVFAAVFAAGLAGLIHGILCTYFKGNQIVSGLALTMFGVGITAVLGKSMVGQTIVGFKRIEIPVLSKIPIIGNSLFNQDILVYLSILLVFLISFFLYRTVWGLNLRTVGENPYAADVSGIDTYKYRLVATFIGSGLAGLGGAYLSLAYTPLWIENMTAGRGWIAVALVIFSSWSCKRALFGAYFFGGISAIQLRFQAMGTTISAHILQMLPYIFTIIVLIIATIKIEKGSSSQPESLGLVYDREDRK from the coding sequence ATGATTTCAATAATAATCGATGCAACTATCAGAGCCGGAACTTCCATACTTTATGCTACTCTCGGTGAAATTATTATAGAGCGCTCAGGAATCATAAATTTAGGGATAGAAGGGCTTATGTTAATAGGCGCCCTTGCCGGATTTTATACTACTTACACCACTCAAAGTCTTATTCTGGGTGTTTTTGCGGCTGTATTTGCGGCAGGACTTGCCGGTCTAATTCATGGTATACTTTGCACATATTTCAAAGGTAACCAAATAGTAAGTGGACTTGCTCTCACAATGTTTGGAGTCGGGATTACGGCGGTTTTAGGAAAAAGCATGGTGGGGCAAACCATTGTTGGTTTTAAGAGAATAGAAATACCTGTGCTTTCAAAAATACCAATCATAGGTAACTCCCTTTTTAACCAAGATATTTTAGTATACCTAAGTATTCTTCTTGTATTTTTAATCTCATTTTTTCTTTACAGAACAGTATGGGGATTAAACTTAAGAACTGTAGGTGAAAACCCTTATGCTGCTGATGTGTCAGGAATAGACACATACAAATATCGCCTTGTAGCTACCTTTATAGGCTCAGGACTTGCAGGGCTCGGGGGTGCTTACCTTTCACTTGCATATACCCCTTTATGGATAGAAAATATGACAGCGGGGCGTGGCTGGATTGCAGTTGCATTAGTAATATTTTCATCATGGTCATGTAAAAGGGCACTTTTTGGAGCCTATTTCTTCGGCGGCATAAGTGCCATTCAACTACGATTTCAAGCGATGGGGACAACCATTTCTGCTCATATTTTACAAATGCTCCCCTACATATTTACAATAATTGTACTTATTATTGCGACCATTAAAATAGAAAAAGGTTCTTCAAGTCAACCTGAGTCTTTGGGGCTTGTTTATGACAGAGAGGACAGGAAATAA
- a CDS encoding phosphoribosyltransferase family protein encodes MTERTGNKMTAKEMLLKLIKDEGSVKGSVINVERFINHKVSYLLYDKIANAFIEHFPTDSFDKILTVESSGIILASFIAAKSQKDFIFLKKKKPLTMNEYYSERSYSFTKQAETELFLSKTVVEKGEKLLFVDDFYANGSTSASAKKLIEKAGCEISGIGVIIDKSNNNDIFSILKLKDIKE; translated from the coding sequence ATGACAGAGAGGACAGGAAATAAAATGACAGCAAAAGAGATGCTCCTTAAGCTAATTAAAGATGAGGGGAGTGTTAAAGGAAGCGTAATAAATGTGGAAAGATTTATTAATCATAAGGTATCTTATTTACTTTATGATAAAATTGCGAATGCTTTTATCGAGCATTTCCCTACCGACTCTTTTGATAAAATATTGACCGTAGAGTCAAGTGGCATAATTTTAGCAAGTTTTATTGCAGCTAAATCTCAAAAAGACTTTATCTTTTTAAAGAAAAAAAAGCCTCTAACAATGAATGAATACTACAGTGAGAGGAGCTACTCATTTACCAAGCAAGCCGAAACTGAGCTATTCCTTTCAAAAACAGTTGTAGAAAAAGGGGAAAAACTTCTTTTTGTCGATGATTTTTATGCAAATGGTAGCACGTCCGCCTCAGCAAAAAAGCTTATTGAAAAAGCCGGTTGCGAGATATCTGGCATCGGAGTAATTATTGACAAAAGTAACAATAATGATATCTTTTCCATACTTAAGCTCAAGGATATAAAAGAGTAA